The Glycine soja cultivar W05 chromosome 3, ASM419377v2, whole genome shotgun sequence genome window below encodes:
- the LOC114407647 gene encoding histone H2AX-like: MSSTGGSTKGGRGKPKASKSVSRSQKAGLQFPVGRIARFLKAGKYAERVGAGAPVYLSAVLEYLAAEVLELAGNAARDNKKNRIVPRHIQLAVRNDEELSKLLGSVTIANGGVLPNIHQTLLPKKAGKGKGEIGSASQEF, translated from the exons ATGAGTTCAACTGGTGGTTCTACCAAGGGCGGAAGGGGCAAGCCCAAAGCCTCCAAATCCGTTTCAAGATCGCAGAAAGCTGGTCTCCAATTCCCCGTTGGAAGAATCGCTCGATTCCTTAAGGCTGGGAAATACGCCGAGCGTGTTGGTGCTGGTGCTCCTGTGTACCTCTCTGCAGTGCTCGAATATCTCGCTGCTGAG gttttgGAATTGGCTGGGAATGCTGCTAGGGATAACAAGAAGAATCGTATTGTTCCTAGGCACATTCAGCTTGCTGTGAGGAACGATGAGGAACTGAGCAAGCTTTTGGGGTCTGTTACCATTGCCAACGGAGGTGTCTTGCCGAACATTCACCAGACTCTGCTTCCCAAGAAGGCTGGAAAGGGGAAGGGCGAAATTGGATCTGCCTCTCaagagttttag
- the LOC114407646 gene encoding uncharacterized protein LOC114407646, translating into MKNATLALKSLHVGVALTSCPGQLKPVTCEFRVRIRCSSNVGVSRQQVLEKLDKELAKGDDRAALALVKDLQGKPDGLRCFGAARQVPQRLYTLDELRLNGIETLSLLSPVDTTLGSIERNLQIAAIVGGLAAWNAFAISPQQIFYISLGLLFLWTLDAVSFGGGIGGLVVDTIGHSFSQKYHNRVIQHEAGHFLIAYLVGILPRGYTISSLDALQKVGSLNIQAGTAFVDFEFQEEVNSGKVSATTLNKFSCIALAGVSTEYLIYGFSEGGLDDIRKLDLLLKGLGFTQKKTDSQVRWSLLNTVLLLRRHEAARGKVAEALSMGKSVGSCIDIIENSIDVSDL; encoded by the exons ATGAAAAATGCAACACTAGCCTTGAAAAGCCTG CATGTGGGTGTGGCCCTGACATCATGCCCTGGACAACTGAAACCGGTAACATGTGAATTTAGGGTCAGAATCCGATGCTCCTCCAATGTTGGTGTTTCTAGGCAACAAGTTCTGGAGAAATTGGACAAGGAGCTAGCAAAGGGAGATGATAGAGCTGCGCTCGCACTTGTCAAGGATTTGCAGGGTAAGCCTGATGGCCTTCGGTGTTTTGGTGCAGCCAGACAG GTGCCTCAAAGGCTTTACACCTTGGATGAATTGAGGCTTAATGGGATTGAAACTTTGTCTCTTCTTTCGCCCGTGGACACAACTCTTGGTTCAATTGAGAGAAACCTCCAGATTGCTGCTATTGTAGGAGGCCTTGCTGCATGGAATGCCTTTGCTATTTCCCCACAGCAAATCTTCTATATTTCACTTGGGTTGCTCTTTCTATGGACATTGGACGCG GTCTCTTTTGGTGGAGGTATTGGTGGCTTGGTTGTTGATACAATTGGTCACAGCTTCAGTCAAAAATACCACAATAGGGTTATTCAA CATGAAGCTGGTCACTTTTTAATTGCCTATCTGGTAGGAATACTTCCTAGAGGATATACTATTTCTAGTTTGGATGCTCTGCAGAAGGTGGGATCTCTGAATATTCAAGCGGGCACAGCCTTTGTAGATTTTGAGTTTCAAGAAGAA GTTAATTCTGGAAAAGTATCAGCTACA aCATTGAACAAATTTTCATGTATAGCATTGGCTGGGGTGTCTACTGAATATCTTATATATGGATTTTCTGAAGGAGGTCTGGATGACATAAGAAAG TTGGATTTATTGCTCAAGGGCCTAGGCTTCACACAGAAGAAGACAGATTCTCAGGTTAGATGGTCTTTGCTAAACACGGTCTTGCTCTTGCGGAGGCATGAAGCAGCTCGAGGGAAGGTTGCCGAGGCCTTATCAATGGGAAAATCTGTAGGATCCTGCATTGACATTATAGAGAATTCTATCGATGTTTCAGATCTCTAA
- the LOC114407651 gene encoding probable protein S-acyltransferase 17 has protein sequence MGVEWLLVCHGLVTAVVVVSFLCGRWPIFEGTFIQRIHYFLTFGAYDYFLRFVGAVFGPKCTDSVLSVEYYCCDRPNPLLQIIYIVIIGVTYYFVAKSCFAYIPGYYLSGIHRYTSFLAVAVGILLFLLTSFSDPGTINTENVSHYINAYPYDNIIYSEKECSTCKIPKPARSKHCSICDRCVARFDHHCGWMNNCIGEKNTQYFMAFLLWHFLICLYGTVAIVLVLAGRLRELRVVDILTVYYGIENSFLDLAPNVVQWLLGSYNTQILLMVFLAIVGMLLAGFFGYHAKLCLTNTTTNETFKWQDYMDWQRKLKEAKVSAEALKQSIGGMSGEKQPLLSKCRAFFRKSPLEDVVVVKNNVYDKGFFLNIQEVISPFSTRRSFTQNKLKSS, from the exons ATGGGCGTAGAGTGGTTATTGGTGTGCCATGGCTTGGTCACTGCGGTGGTCGTTGTCTCTTTCCTCTGCGGTCGATGGCCAATCTTTGAAGGCACTTTCATTCAACGCATTCACTACTTCCTCACTTTCGGCGCCTACGATTACTTCct GCGTTTCGTTGGCGCTGTTTTCGGTCCTAAGTGTACGGATTCGGTTCTCTCCGTCGAATATTACTGCTGCGATCGTCCCAATCCTCTTCTGCag attatatatattgtgataATTGGTGTAACATATTATTTCGTTGCGAAGTCTTGCTTTGCCTATATCCCTGGATACTATCTAAGTGGAATTCACAG gtACACAAGCTTCTTGGCAGTTGCTGTTGGAATTCTGCTCTTTCTTTTGACCAGCTTTTCTGATCCGGGGACAATAAACACTGAGAATGTTTCTCACTATATTAATGCTTATCCctatgataatattatttattcagaGAAAGAATGTTCAACTTGCAAAATTCCAAA aCCTGCTAGGTCAAAACACTGCAGCATTTGTGATCGCTGTGTTGCACGATTTGATCATCACTGTGGATGGATG AACAACTGCATAGGGGAGAAAAACACCCAGTATTTCATGGCTTTTCTATTATG GCATTTCCTTATATGCTTGTATGGAACAGTTGCCATTGTCTTGGTTCTTGCTGGAAGACTAAGAGAATTAAGAGTTGTTGATATTCTAACCG TTTATTATGGAATAGAAAATTCTTTTCTGGATTTAGCTCCTAATGTTGTGCAG TGGTTGTTGGGATCTTACAACACCCAGATACTTCTTATGGTGTTCCTTGCAATCGTTGGGATGCTGTTAGCTGGTTTCTTTGGTTACCATGCAAAGCTTTGCCTTACCAACACTACCACTAATGAG ACTTTTAAGTGGCAAGATTACATGGACTGGCAAAGGAAGCTAAAAGAAGCAAAGGTCAGTGCTGAAGCCCTGAAACAAAGTATCGGTGGAATGAGCGGTGAGAAACAGCCCTTGTTGAGCAAATGCAGAGCCTTCTTTCGAAAATCACCTCTAGAAGATGTGGTAGTAGTTAAGAATAATGTTTACGATAAAGGTTTCTTCCTCAATATTCAGGAGGTTATTTCCCCTTTCTCTACAAGGCGGTCCTTTAcacaaaacaaattgaagtccaGCTGA